Genomic window (Rhodopirellula bahusiensis):
GGTCCCACATCTCATCCTTCATCATGTTGACGAGGAATGGATCCGAGGCGGTGAAGGCGACTTTGACATCGTTCTTCTTTGCCAGCTCAATCGCTTTGTAAGCGGCCGCTTTGGTTTGTTCGCCGGTGAACAAGTAACCTTCGATGTAGACGTACTTGCTGGCCGCGATCACCTCTTCGTCGATGTCCGCTTCTGACAACGCGGTCGACGCGGCCAAGTTCGTCAGCATGGTTCGCTGAGCGTCTTCGGTGATCAACACGGCACACGTTCCGCTTGGCGTGCCCGGCTGCGGATCGACGTCGATGGTGACCCCGAGAGCCCGCAAGTCTTTCAAGAAGAATTGCCCGGTTTCGTCGTCACCGATCTTGCCAACGAACGCGGCTTTGCCACCAAAGTCCGCGACCGCAGCGATCGTGTTGGCGGCGGAACCACCTGCACAGCGAGACAGCGACGGCAGGTCAAATCGGCTCAGCACGGTCGCTTGTTTTTCGTCGTCGACCAGCGTCATGATGCCTTTGTCGAGCTTCAATTCCGACAGCAAGTCGTCGGCAACCATTGTCTGAATGTCAACGAGAGCATTGCCAACCGCGTAAACATCGTGCGTCATCAAATTCAACCAGAGAGAGAAAGAACGAGTTCGTCTGCACCCGCGAATTGGCTACCTCTGGGCAACTTCGCATCCGCCGGGCGGGCCCGCAGTGTACCCGCGCGAGACGGCTCCGCCAGCCAGCTATACTGACGCGGTTCCCCATCCCACCCCAACTGTCCCCACCATCTATGAACACCCCACATCGCCTTTTGGTTGCCATCACGACGGTTCTTGGTTGTGTGCTTCCGGCTTCCTTCGTCCAGTCTCAATACGATCCTCACCCCGCCGGAATCGACTACCAAGAAGACTACCGCAATCAGTTTCACTTCAGCCCCAAATCGGAGTGGATGAACGACATCAACGCGTTGATTTACGCCGATGGCCAGTACCACATGCTGTATCAGTGGGGCAAAGCGATTCGCCACGGTGGCTATGCGACCAGCCCCGATCTGCTGCACTGGGAAGACGAAGGCGTTGCACTCATCCCGCAAGAATCATTCTTGCCCGCGGAAGCCGAACGCAATGTCAGCGGAGCACAGGTCTACTCCGGAAGTGGCGTGGTGATCTCCGGAGAGACCGCCAAAAAGATCACCGGGTCAACCAAAGAAGCCATGGTGATGATCTACACCGGAACCAAGGCGGGAACCTGCATAGCATGGAGCAACGATGGCGGAACCACCTGGCATGACTACTCCGGCAATCCGGTTGCCAATCGAACCAAAGGAGCCGATCCCCGCGACCCGTGTGTGTTCTTCCACGAACCGACCAACAAGTGGATCCTCGCTTTGTACGAGAACGGAACGACGCTCTATGGGTCGGATGATTTGGTCGAGTGGAAACAGCTCAGCAACATCGACTTTGGGTTCGAGTGCCCGGACATGTTTGAATTGCCACTTGATGGAAACACTGACAACAAGAAGTGGGTCCTCCACGACGCGAACGGTTCCTACTTGGTTGGCCAATTTGACGGAGTTCGCTTCACACCGGAACAAGAAACCCTGGTCATGGATGTTGGACCGGACTTCTACGCCGGCCAAACCTTCTTTCGGCCCAACCTTCCCTCGGGCGATGTCATTCAAATCGCTTGGAACGATCACTGGAACGGCGGCATTGGCGAAAGCCCGTGGGAACGTAACGCAACCTTCCCAGTGAAAATTGGCTTGGTCACTCACGAAGGAAAGATGAAAGTCACCCGCACACCGATACAAGCGATCAAGACGATTTACCAAGACACTACGACTTGGACCAACAAAACGATCACATCGCAGGATGAAAATGGTGGGCTGCTGAAGGACGTTCGCGCGGAGGCGTTTGACTTGACCGCCACGTTTGATCTGAGCGACACCAACGCCGATCAACTTGTCTTCCAAATCGCCAACAAAGAAATCGTCTACGACATTGAGAAGCAACTGTTGCTAGGAAAGCCACTCAAACCGGACGACGACAACAAGCTCACCATCCGCATGCTGGTCGACTGGAGCTCGTTGGAAGTCTTCTCGGCCGGGGGCGTGTTCTCCTACAGCGAGCAGTTTGCCTTCACCCCCGACGATGAGTCCGTTCGTCTTTTCACTCGAGGTGGAAAGGTTGCCTTGGAAAAGCTGCAACTCAACCGAGTCAAAAGCACTTGGTGAGACAGCGGCGGTGGTGCTCGCAGGACGCTTCCCAACTGGACATCGCCTTTCAGGGCGGACACTCACTTCAGTCGGCGAACAAGGACGACAACCCGGCGTCGAACTGGCCTCGTGTCAGCACCGTTGGCACGCCGGCCTCGCGGGCTCCCTTCAATCGGGCGACTTGCACGTGCGGTCCATATGCGACCACGCGAGCCTCGGGACACACCCGTGAAACTGTTGGCATGAGCTCCGCGACGACTCCGTTGCGAGTCGACAGGTCAACAATGACCCATCCGACGTCTTCGTTGGGTTCTTCCGGCAATCGCCCGGCCAACGAAAACGTTTTGTCAGCCGATTCGCAGGCGGCACGAACTCGCGAGGCAAAAATCAAATCGCCAGAGAGGAATAAAACGGTTGATTTCATGGATGATTCCGGTCGATAAACGATGTGTCAGGATACAAGGAAGAATGAGCGAGAACGCAACCGAAGACAAGCCGACCGAACCCAGTCCTCCGACATCATCGATGTACAAGGAGAAGGTTCTGAAGATCCGCACCACCGTCAACGTCACGTTGGCGGAGAAAAAGGAGCCGCTTCGCAAGATCCTGGCCTTGGTGCCCGGTTCGATGCTGACCTTTGACGTGCACTGCGATCGGCCGCTGACGCTGCGTGCGGGTGGACACCCAATCGCCACCGGCGAAACCGTCAAGATTGGTGACAAGTTCGGTTTGCGAGTTCGTGAAATCGGTGTTCCCAAAGAAGACTGATCCGCGAAAGAACCAACCGCGAAAACGAAAAGGCCCGCCTGAAATCATCGAACTGATTTCAAGCGGGCCTTTTTTCGTTTCATTGCCAAACGATCACGAGGTCGACGGCTGGTTCACTCGCCCTTCACCGGACGACCGAAGAAGACCGCGCGATCGATGTGGAAGATGCCCGTTCCTTCCAAGCCAATTTTGATGTAGCTCGCGACCGTGCCCTCGGGAAGTTCGACCTTCCATTCGGCCTGCGGTGCGTCGCTCTTCCAAACACGCGTCCAATCCTTTCCGTCGTTGGACGTCCAAACGGCCAATCCCTTGGCTCGGTCGTGGAACTCCTCGTCACGACGGTTCGTGATTTTTCCACGTACCAATTCGGCCGGGTTCGCCAACCGAAGAATCACCGCGGGATCGGTAGCGGGCTGTTTCGAGTGAACTGCGAAACGATCTTTTCGCACGCCTTCTCCGCTGAACAAGTGCTCCGCTTCGCGGTTCCAAACGGCAGGCCAATCGCCAGGCACACTGATCATTGAATCACGAGTCACCTCGATCAGATCCCCATCTTTGCGAAGAGGGTAATCGGTGTTCGGGTTGGTCGCGATCCACTCACCACCCAAGAAGGCCAACAGATCCAAAAACTCACTCGGAGCAACCGTTTCGGTCAGGCCCTCGGGCATGCTGCTGGCCTTCATCGGTTTGCGAATCTCGATCTCTTCCTTGTCGATCACTTTGGTTTTGCCGTCGGCGATTCCCAACGAGATCGTCTCGTCGTCTTCCTTCAGGATGAAGCCGCCGATGGCTTCGCCGTCATAGGTCAAAATCATGACGGTCTCGTACCCCTTGGCGATTTCCTCGTTGGGCCACACGATCGAACGGATGATATGTTCCTTTGTCATTCGTTCGCCAATCTTGGTGAGTTCCGGCCCGAACTCTTTGCCAAGCTTGCCGTGCAGGTGACAGGCGGAACAAACACGCTGGAACACTTTGGCGCCGGTCTCGGCATTTCCGCGAGACGCTGCGACAACCTTTTGCAATGCGACCAATTGGTCCTCTTGCTTGGCATCGACATCGGCCAGAATCTTCAATGGCCGATAGACTTCCGCGCCTGGACCGGTCGCGATTTTGTACTCCTTCAAGTATTCCGCTGCCTTGGGTGGCAACGAGCCAATCAGTTCTTGGATCTCGGCTGAGTCGCCATCCCAGTGCGTCGACAGTGCCGACATGGTGTGTTCCAAGACGTACTGAATCCATTTGTCGGCAGGTCGATCGATACCGGCCAAAGCCACACGAACACCAACGGGATGATCCATCAGGCTGGCAGCTCGAAGCGATTCAAGTCGCACGCGAGCGTGGTCGTCTCGGCCGGCTTCCAGAAGGAACTGCACGAACGGAAGATCGACCGACAATTCGATTTGATCCGGTGAGTTGGCTTGTTCGTTGCCGGACAGAAAACGCCATTCGTTGCCAACGACGTGGGTCGCGGCGGCACGTTGTTGGAAGTTGCCTTCCGCCAGGACTTTTCTCGCGAGATCCAACTCGACGTTGTGGAACGCTTCCTGTACCCAAAGGATTTCAAGAGCCGCTTCGGCAGTCGGATTGTCCTGCAACCATTGCTTCGATGCGGCAACCACTTCGTCGGCGGGACGGCTGAGCAGAGCTCGACGAGCACGGTAACGGGTTCGCGTCTCGAACGCCAACAATTGATCCATCACCTCGATGGTCGGCAAATCCGACTGGGTCACAACGTCGAGCAAAGGACGTTCTTTGTGACGCATCCGGTAAATCCGGCCGTGTTCGTGATCGCGGTTTGGATCTCGTTGCGAGTACTGCATGTGACCGATCAGGGCGTTGCACCAATCACCAAACCACAACGCTCCATCCGGTCCGATCTTTGGATCAACGGGACGGAAGAACATATCCGTGCTGACCAACAAGTCATCGGTTCGCTCGCCGGTCAAACCCGCTTCATCATCTTGGTCGCGAATTTCGAACGCCGGCATCCCGTGCATGTTGATCACACAGGCGTAGATCAAACGATTGCGGAACTCTTCTGGGAACTGACGTGAGTGCAGGATTTCGTTGCCTGCCGCCGGGCGAATTCCGTGGTTGTTAAAAATTGGCTCCAACGTTTTTCGCGAACGCACCTCGCCGCCCGACAACGCGTTCGTCCAGTGGTGCTGGGCGTTCGTGCCGTCGCCAACAATCCCGTTGCCATATTGATCAAAGACGAGGCACCAAGGGTTGTACTGACCAGGCGTACGGAAGTGCGTCAAACGCAGGCTTTCCAAGTCCCAAACGTAGCTGCCCGATGCACCCGCTTCGCGGACGGGTCCCCAAGGT
Coding sequences:
- a CDS encoding adenosine kinase is translated as MTHDVYAVGNALVDIQTMVADDLLSELKLDKGIMTLVDDEKQATVLSRFDLPSLSRCAGGSAANTIAAVADFGGKAAFVGKIGDDETGQFFLKDLRALGVTIDVDPQPGTPSGTCAVLITEDAQRTMLTNLAASTALSEADIDEEVIAASKYVYIEGYLFTGEQTKAAAYKAIELAKKNDVKVAFTASDPFLVNMMKDEMWDLIRGPVDLFFCNEEEAKSLTGLDDPIACANKIHESAENVAMTLGPNGSILMHGGEAIPVEGVKVKAIDTTGAGDMYAGGILYGITNGLDWRQSGHLASHAAARVVAQMGARLATPFTAEEVKQLTDLTV
- a CDS encoding glycoside hydrolase family 32 protein, translating into MNTPHRLLVAITTVLGCVLPASFVQSQYDPHPAGIDYQEDYRNQFHFSPKSEWMNDINALIYADGQYHMLYQWGKAIRHGGYATSPDLLHWEDEGVALIPQESFLPAEAERNVSGAQVYSGSGVVISGETAKKITGSTKEAMVMIYTGTKAGTCIAWSNDGGTTWHDYSGNPVANRTKGADPRDPCVFFHEPTNKWILALYENGTTLYGSDDLVEWKQLSNIDFGFECPDMFELPLDGNTDNKKWVLHDANGSYLVGQFDGVRFTPEQETLVMDVGPDFYAGQTFFRPNLPSGDVIQIAWNDHWNGGIGESPWERNATFPVKIGLVTHEGKMKVTRTPIQAIKTIYQDTTTWTNKTITSQDENGGLLKDVRAEAFDLTATFDLSDTNADQLVFQIANKEIVYDIEKQLLLGKPLKPDDDNKLTIRMLVDWSSLEVFSAGGVFSYSEQFAFTPDDESVRLFTRGGKVALEKLQLNRVKSTW
- a CDS encoding histidine kinase; this translates as MKSTVLFLSGDLIFASRVRAACESADKTFSLAGRLPEEPNEDVGWVIVDLSTRNGVVAELMPTVSRVCPEARVVAYGPHVQVARLKGAREAGVPTVLTRGQFDAGLSSLFAD
- a CDS encoding FliM/FliN family flagellar motor switch protein, which translates into the protein MSENATEDKPTEPSPPTSSMYKEKVLKIRTTVNVTLAEKKEPLRKILALVPGSMLTFDVHCDRPLTLRAGGHPIATGETVKIGDKFGLRVREIGVPKED
- a CDS encoding PVC-type heme-binding CxxCH protein is translated as MDPSKLPAKTRLAFVGNGTAQRMSLFGHLETMLHLRTSDNPLVIRNFGWPTDEVAKQQRPGNYTVIDDPFKVFAPQAFLCFFGMNESFVGDDAEQIAKFEADYHAYLDGLAEQFAGDGRPVQFALVTPIAFEPSGNPLQPDGSLHNRYLAAYADAVKRVGKQRELDVVDVFTPTAELFQQESGCQFTTNGMHLNEAGDEAVSLMIDAALFDGAGPAVGAERFESMRQVVNDKAWLHQQDYRMLNGWYVYGGRRTWDTETFPGEFQKIRKMVEVRDQHLWDMSAGRDVPDEVDDSKTGEVFIPETMFGSRDDGFREMREPKTLEYPTPEQSISQMEIPEGFEVECFASEKDFPELANPTQIAFDQRGRLWVSCMVNYPQWLPGSSRPSDRLLIFEDTDGDGKADECKPFYDKLICPTGFEFYKDGVLVIDEPHILFLRDTDGDDVADEVTHMLDGIGTDDTHHAMGAWEYSNGGRLHMQEGIAMSTTVETPWGPVREAGASGSYVWDLESLRLTHFRTPGQYNPWCLVFDQYGNGIVGDGTNAQHHWTNALSGGEVRSRKTLEPIFNNHGIRPAAGNEILHSRQFPEEFRNRLIYACVINMHGMPAFEIRDQDDEAGLTGERTDDLLVSTDMFFRPVDPKIGPDGALWFGDWCNALIGHMQYSQRDPNRDHEHGRIYRMRHKERPLLDVVTQSDLPTIEVMDQLLAFETRTRYRARRALLSRPADEVVAASKQWLQDNPTAEAALEILWVQEAFHNVELDLARKVLAEGNFQQRAAATHVVGNEWRFLSGNEQANSPDQIELSVDLPFVQFLLEAGRDDHARVRLESLRAASLMDHPVGVRVALAGIDRPADKWIQYVLEHTMSALSTHWDGDSAEIQELIGSLPPKAAEYLKEYKIATGPGAEVYRPLKILADVDAKQEDQLVALQKVVAASRGNAETGAKVFQRVCSACHLHGKLGKEFGPELTKIGERMTKEHIIRSIVWPNEEIAKGYETVMILTYDGEAIGGFILKEDDETISLGIADGKTKVIDKEEIEIRKPMKASSMPEGLTETVAPSEFLDLLAFLGGEWIATNPNTDYPLRKDGDLIEVTRDSMISVPGDWPAVWNREAEHLFSGEGVRKDRFAVHSKQPATDPAVILRLANPAELVRGKITNRRDEEFHDRAKGLAVWTSNDGKDWTRVWKSDAPQAEWKVELPEGTVASYIKIGLEGTGIFHIDRAVFFGRPVKGE